The DNA segment GGCCCAGCTCGGCCAGCCGGCGGGCCCGGGCCGGGGGACCTCGGGGGCTGCGAGCAGAACGGTGCACCCGCTGGGAACGCCGTCCAGGGTCACGCAGGCACCCTACCGGACAGATTAGGCATGCCTAACCTAACCCTTGCCAGGAGCGGAGCTGGTCGTCAGGCGGGCTGGACGTGGTAGACGACGGTCTGCACGCGGATCATGCCGTCCGCGAAGATGAACGTGTCGATGCCGTCATCGACCTTGCGGCCGCCGCCGGTGGCCTTCCACTCCAGGTACAGCACGTCGTCGGCGAACACCGTCTCGAGCTCCCAGGCGGCCTGAGGGACGTCGCTCAGCAGCTGGATGAAGACCTGTCGGGCGCCGTCCTTGCCGCGGTAGACCTTCTTCTGGACGACGAGGATCGCGTCCTCGGCGTAGTCGGCGACGATCTCCTCGAGGTCCTCGGCGCCGAGCGACTGGCCGTGGTGGGCGAAGATCTCTTCCGGGGTACGGGTCATGGGATGCCCTCTCATCAGTGGGAGACCTCGATTCTTCGCCCGTCGCCGGGCCCGGACAAGGTCCAACAGCCCTGGCGTCCGCCCGCCACGTCGTGCTTGGCTCGCCGCACCGGGGCGCGCCGTCCAGCTGGCCGCCCCCTCGACGAGGAGGCGTCATGAAGGCAGTCCGGCTGCACCGCTACGAGCTGCGCCCGGTCGTCGAGGAGGTCCCCGAGCCCACGGTCACGGGGCCGTTCGACGTC comes from the Actinomycetes bacterium genome and includes:
- a CDS encoding nuclear transport factor 2 family protein; the protein is MTRTPEEIFAHHGQSLGAEDLEEIVADYAEDAILVVQKKVYRGKDGARQVFIQLLSDVPQAAWELETVFADDVLYLEWKATGGGRKVDDGIDTFIFADGMIRVQTVVYHVQPA